A stretch of Chionomys nivalis chromosome 2, mChiNiv1.1, whole genome shotgun sequence DNA encodes these proteins:
- the LOC130868071 gene encoding leukocyte immunoglobulin-like receptor subfamily A member 6 — MTELNAGRYHCYSYTSIGWTECSTTLELVVTGKLKKPTLRAWPGSVIASGNNVTILCKGTKGKQPMYFLYKEGSPGPWDSQTPKDPGNKAMFSIAPMEQHHAGKYNSAGWTERSDTLELVVTGVHHGKPTLSALSSPVVTPGGNVTLKCVSSKGYDWFILTGADPNFSRSPKAQFICTGQSLALFPEITLASSKTGPFRCYGYYTNTPHMWSEASDPLEIHVSGLSKNRSLPTFKGPVLAPGEKLILKCSSKTSYDRFALFKKGESGLTQVSVHQSQDGHFHANFTLGSVNSSIGGQYRCLGAHSSSSEWSAPSDPLDILITVSQLQDHTVENIIRMGISGLILTVLGILLFGLAPARKDLDCIQEVKMRDDHRLASLLSLKNKFVNI, encoded by the exons ATGACAGAATTGAATGCAGGGAGATATCACTGCTACTCTTACACCTCTATTGGATGGACAGAATGCAGTACCACCTTAGAGCTGGTGGTGACAG GAAAACTTAAGAAACCCACTCTAAGGGCTTGGCCAGGATCTGTGATTGCCTCAGGAAATAATGTGACCATATTGTGTAAGGGGACAAAGGGAAAGCAACCAATGTATTTCCTCTATAAAGAAGGAAGCCCAGGACCCTGGGACAGTCAAACTCCAAAAGATCCTGGTAACAAGGCCATGTTCTCAATAGCACCCATGGAACAGCATCATGCAGGAAAATACAACTCTGCTGGCTGGACAGAGCGCAGTGATACTCTGGAGCTGGTGGTGACAG GTGTTCACCATGGTAAACCTACTCTGTCAGCTTTGTCCAGCCCTGTGGTGACCCCAGGTGGGAATGTGACTCTTAAGTGTGTCTCATCTAAAGGATATGATTGGTTCATTTTGACTGGGGCAGATCCAAATTTCTCCAGGTCCCCAAAAGCACAGTTTATATGCACTGGACAGTCCCTAGCTCTGTTTCCTGAGATCACGTTGGCATCCAGCAAAACTGGGCCCTTCAGATGTTATGGATACTATACAAATACACCGCATATGTGGTCAGAAGCCAGTGACCCTTTGGAGATACATGTCTCAG GACTGTCCAAGAATCGCTCCCTGCCGACCTTCAAAGGCCCTGTCCTGGCTCCTGGAGAGAAACTGATCCTCAAGTGTTCCTCTAAGACAAGTTATGACAGATTTGCTCTGTTTAAGAAGGGGGAAAGTGGCCTCACCCAGGTCTCTGTCCATCAGTCTCAGGATGGACATTTTCATGCCAATTTTACCTTAGGCTCTGTGAATTCCTCCATTGGTGGTCAGTATAGATGCCTTGGTGCACACAGTTCCTCCTCTGAGTGGTCAGCCCCCAGTGACCCTCTGGACATCCTGATCACAG TCTCACAGCTTCAAGATCACACAGTGGAGAACATCATTCGGATGGGCATTTCCGGTTTGATTCTCACAGTACTTGGGATTTTGCTGTTTGGGCTTGCCCCAGCCAGAAAAGACCTTGATTGCATCCAAGAAGTGAAGATGAGAGATGACCACAGGCTTGCATCATTACTatctctgaaaaataaatttgttaatatttag